One Artemia franciscana chromosome 7, ASM3288406v1, whole genome shotgun sequence DNA segment encodes these proteins:
- the LOC136028664 gene encoding histone-lysine N-methyltransferase SETMAR-like produces the protein MNDGYEHPENLSYLAYTSTNIPGPACPDEFFTTILGCDCFAKCKIESCTCIGTSFRLKESKQGCSSLCPCDLTCDNHFFDKGPKKGLEVFETEKKGHGLKTRLKISKGEFVCEYAGEAIGQVEAERRFSLQRTGDSNYIFVLKEFYENKCILTIVDPEAIGNIGRYINHSCEPNLCPVPVRTETAFPHISFFSVRDIDENEELTYSYGTQEGKNSSKKKCYCGTKSCSGFLPNELPF, from the coding sequence ATGAATGACGGCTATGAACATCCAGAAAATTTATCCTATCTTGCATACACTTCTACTAATATTCCTGGGCCAGCATGCCCTGACGAATTTTTTACAACTATATTAGGCTGTGACTGCTTTGCAAAATGTAAAATCGAATCCTGCACTTGTATTGGAACAAGCTTTCGGCTCAAAGAATCGAAACAAGGATGCTCATCTTTATGCCCGTGCGACTTAACCTGTGACAACCACTTCTTTGATAAGGGGCCTAAAAAAGGCCTTGAAGTTTTTGAAACTGAGAAAAAGGGTCACGGACTAAAAACAAGATTGAAAATTTCTAAGGGTGAATTTGTTTGTGAATACGCTGGCGAGGCTATTGGTCAGGTTGAGGCTGAGAGAAGATTTTCTCTCCAAAGGACCGGTGATTCTAACTATATATTTGTCTTAAAGGAATTTTATGAGAATAAATGTATTCTTACAATTGTGGATCCCGAAGCAATTGGCAACATTGGCCGATATATTAACCATTCATGCGAACCTAACTTATGTCCAGTTCCAGTAAGAACTGAGACAGCATTtccgcatatttcttttttttctgtaagagatattgatgaaaatgaagaattaaCATACTCTTACGGGACACAGGAAGGCAAAAACAGCTCAAAAAAGAAGTGCTATTGTGGAACTAAATCATGTTCTGGATTCTTACCTAAtgaattgcctttttaa
- the LOC136028592 gene encoding bifunctional glutamate/proline--tRNA ligase-like: MALTGSDWKPTTAPVVTAAKSASTINSEIAVQGDKVRDLKSKKADKATIDSEVKSLLALKAEFKALTGSDWKPTTAPVVTAAKSANQSNSEIAAQGEKVRDLKSKKADKATIDSEVKSLLVLKAEFKALTGSDWKPTAAPVVTAAKSANQINSEIAAQGDKVRDLKSKKADKATIDSEVKFLLALKAEFKALTDSDWKPTTVPVVTTVKSADQINSEIIAQGEKVRDLKSKKADKATIDLEVKSLLALKAEFKAITGSDWQPTAALSVATAKPSDQLNYEIAAQVDKVDKEIRKLINELLRLKSEFKLLTGNDWKPATAVPESKESMCLTSVKDNSTDEKELLKNPQEQKIMDKIDVTIGAGPTRTPKSSKKEDTKRESKKVEKRVEKKAANSQVIFFSFF; this comes from the exons ATGGCTTTAACTGGCTCAGATTGGAAGCCTACTACTGCACCAGTGGTAACTGCAGCAAAATCAGCAAGTACAATTAATAGTGAAATTGCTGTTCAAGGGGACAAGGTCAGAGAtctgaaatctaaaaaagcAGATAAAGCTACAATTGATTCAGAAGTTAAATCCTTATTGGCCTTGAAAGCTGAGTTTAAGGCTTTAACTGGCTCAGATTGGAAGCCTACTACTGCACCAGTGGTAACTGCAGCAAAATCAGCAAATCAAAGTAATAGTGAAATTGCTGCTCAAGGGGAAAAGGTCAGAGAtctgaaatctaaaaaagcAGATAAAGCTACAATTGATTCAGAAGTTAAATCCTTATTGGTCTTGAAAGCTGAGTTTAAGGCTTTAACTGGCTCAGATTGGAAACCTACTGCTGCACCAGTGGTAACTGCAGCAAAATCAGCAAATCAAATTAATAGTGAAATTGCTGCTCAAGGGGACAAGGTCAGAGAtctgaaatctaaaaaagcAGATAAAGCTACAATTGATTCAGAAGTGAAATTTTTATTGGCCTTGAAAGCTGAGTTTAAGGCTTTAACTGATTCAGATTGGAAGCCTACTACTGTTCCAGTGGTAACTACAGTAAAATCAGCAGATCAAATTAATAGTGAAATTATTGCTCAAGGGGAAAAGGTCAGAGACCTGAAATCTAAAAAAGCAGATAAAGCTACAATTGACTTGGAAGTTAAATCCTTATTAGCCTTGAAAGCTGAGTTTAAAGCAATAACTGGCTCAGACTGGCAGCCTACTGCTGCACTATCGGTAGCTACAGCCAAACCATCAGATCAGTTGAATTATGAAATTGCAGCACAAGTTGATAAGGTTGATAAAGAAATAAGAAAGTTAATAAACGAATTGCTTCgtttaaaatcagaattcaaGCTACTTACTGGTAACGACTGGAAACCCGCTACAGCTGTGCctgaatcaaaagaatcaatGTGCCTGACATCAGTGAAGGATAATAGCACTGATGAAAAAGAATTACTGAAGAATCCTCAAGAGCAAAAAATTATG GATAAAATTGATGTTACCATAGGTGCTGGCCCTACCCGAACCCCAAAATCTTCAAAGAAAGAAGATACCAAAAGAGAATCCAAGAAGGTGGAGAAAAGGGTTGAGAAAAAAGCAGCTAATTCtcaggttatttttttttcttttttttaa